The following proteins come from a genomic window of Nothobranchius furzeri strain GRZ-AD chromosome 1, NfurGRZ-RIMD1, whole genome shotgun sequence:
- the osbpl8 gene encoding oxysterol-binding protein-related protein 8 isoform X4, giving the protein MMKEEGLLGRRRFSTCGGTASLRPPHPDGRKLIRNASFGGYNELSPVVLPGFDRGKEDLLSLPLKEDSNSISKSKSETKLYNGSDKDVSVSASGGKLTKKESLKVQKKNYREEKKRATKELLSTITDPSVIVMADWLKIRGTLKSWTKLWCVLKPGVLLIYKTHKNGQWVGTVLLNACELIERPSKKDGFCFKLFHPLEQSIWAVKGPKGEAVGSITQPLPSSHLIFRAASESDGRCWMDALELALKCSSLLKRTMIREGKEDMSTVSAGGEHSINFYSLLRAHNLHGFQFSDGDHLKDVDLYSDKSDREGEPDHEESDPENLEKSEESDSDTSERQEDSYLDLDPNEHLCETSYVEQSHEELGEAGEAAQTETVSEENKSLIWTLLKQVRPGMDLSKVVLPTFILEPRSFLDKLSDYYYHADFLSEAAVEENAYNRMKKVVKWYISGFYKKPKGLKKPYNPIIGETFRCVWLHGKTNSKTFYIAEQVSHHPPVSAFYVSNRKDGFCLSGSILAKSKFYGNSLSAILDGEARLTFLNRGEDYVMNMPYAHCKGILYGTMTLELGGQITIACEKTGYSSQLEFKLKPFLGSSDCVNQISGKIKLGKEVLATLEGHWDSEIFINDKKTGQVDTFWNPTPELRQDRLIRCTVPPEEQGEFESERLWQHVTRAINNKDQTEATNEKFVLEEAQRKAARERKAKCEDWVSALFEQDPVTGEWHYRYADTRPWDPLNDLIQFEKDGCIQTKVRHRTPMVRSGSLISLSNQGQRRDNCICQLQQVSVPKRKHKSDKPKSPESGCSSPEPDHQDSSGSEIPGHKSKHNSRLRKKGADLSELQSAIESIKQTQEEINRTVVTLRSRTVSRAESSSFLQQRDFVIIIFLIVLQVFINYVFK; this is encoded by the exons GTTTCGACCGAGGAAAGGAAGACCTTTTGTCTCTGCCCTTGAAGGAGGACTCAAATTCCATATCTAAGAGCAAG TCTGAAACCAAGCTGTACAATGGCTCAGATAAGGAtgtgtctgtgtctgcgtctggaGGAAAGCTCACCAAGAAGGAGTCCCTCAAG GTGCAGAAGAAGAACTACCGGGAAGAGAAGAAGAGAGCCACTAAGGAGCTGCTTAGCACCATCACAGATCCGTCTGTCATTGTCATGGCCGACTGGCTGAAG ATTCGTGGTACTCTAAAAAGTTGGACCAAGCTGTGGTGTGTGCTGAAACCAGGTGTCCTCCTCATCTACAAGACTCACAAAAACGGGCAGTGGGTGGGAACGGTGCTGCTCAACGCCTGCGAGCTAATCGAGAGGCCTTCCAAGAAGGATGGCTTTTGTTTCAAACTCTTCCACCCTCTGGAGCAGTCCATCTGGGCTGTGAAG ggtcCCAAAGGAGAGGCGGTGGGCTCCATCACACAGCCGTTACCCAGTAGCCACCTCATCTTTCGCGCTGCCTCTGAATCCGATG GCCGGTGCTGGATGGACGCCTTGGAGCTGGCCCTGAAGTGTTCCAGCCTGCTGAAGAGGACCATGATTCGTGAGGGGAAGGAGGACATGAGTACTGTCTCTGCTGGTGGAGAACACTCCATTAACTTCTACAGCCTCCTCAGAGCTCACAATCTGCATGGTTTTCA GTTTAGCGACGGTGACCACTTGAAGGATGTGGACTTGTACTCAGACAAATCCGACAGGGAAGGAGAACCAGACCACGAGGAATCCGACCCAGAGAATCTGGAGAAGAGCGAGGAGAGCGACAGCGATACGTCTGAGCGCCAGGAAGACTCGTACCTCGATCTGGACCCCAATGAACATCTGTGTGAAACGTCCTACGTGGAGCAGTCCCACGAGGAGTTAGGGGAG GCGGGCGAGGCCGCTCAGACAGAAACGGTCTCGGAGGAGAATAAATCTCTCATTTGGACTCTGCTGAAGCAAGTTCGACCTGGAATGGATCTGTCCAAGGTTGTGCTGCCCACCTTCATCCTGGAGCCCAGGTCCTTCCTGGACAAGCTATCTGACTACTACTACCATGCAGACTTCCTGTCAGA AGCTGCAGTTGAAGAAAACGCCTACAACCGGATGAAAAAGGTGGTGAAGTGGTACATTTCTGGATTTTACAAAAAGCCAAAG GGATTAAAGAAGCCCTATAATCCTATCATTGGAGAGACGTTCCGCTGTGTGTGGCTCCACGGGAAGACCAACAGCAAGACGTTTTACATTGCAGAGCAG GTTTCTCATCATCCACCAGTGTCGGCCTTCTACGTCAGCAACAGAAAGGATGGGTTCTGCCTCAGTGGCAGCATCCTCGCCAAGTCAAAGTTTTATG GAAACTCCCTGTCTGCCATACTGGATGGAGAAGCTCGCCTCACTTTTCTGAACCGAGGGGAGGACTATGTGATGAACATGCCCTACGCTCACTGTAAAG GTATACTTTATGGGACCATGACCCTGGAGCTGGGGGGGCAGATCACTATAGCCTGCGAGAAAACAGGCTACAGTTCTCAGCTGGAGTTCAAACTGAag cCATTCCTGGGCAGCAGTGACTGCGTCAATCAGATCTCTGGGAAGATCAAGCTGGGAAAAGAGGTTTTGGCCACTCTAGAGGGGCATTGG GACAGTGAAATCTTCATCAATGACAAGAAGACTGGACAGGTGGACACCTTTTGGAACCCCACCCCGGAGCTGAGACAGGATCGGCTGATTCGCTGTACTGTCCCACCTGAGGAGCAGGGGGAGTTTGAGTCAGAAAG ACTGTGGCAGCATGTGACACGAGCCATCAACAACAAAGATCAGACCGAGGCCACCAATGAGAAGTTTGTTCTGgaggaggctcagaggaaggcagCTCGCGAGCGCAAAGCCAAATGTGAGGACTGGGTGTCCGCCTTGTTCGAACAAGACCCCGTGACGGGAGAGTGGCACTACAGATATGCAGA CACAAGGCCGTGGGATCCACTCAATGACCTGATCCAATTTGAGAAAGATGGCTGCATCCAGACCAAGGTCCGACACCGCACCCCTATGGTACGTTCTGGCAGTCTTATTAGTCTGAGTAACCAGGGCCAGCGGAGGGACAATTGCATTTGCCAG ctCCAACAGGTGTCGGTGCCAAAGAGGAAACACAAGAGCGACAAGCCCAAGAGTCCAGAGAGCGGCTGTTCTTCTCCTGAACCCGACCACCAAGACTCATCCGGCAGTGAAA TTCCAGGACATAAAAGCAAACACAACAGTCGTCTGAGGAAAAAGGGAGCAGACCTCAGTGAACTTCAAAGTGCCATAGAATCAATAAAGCAGACGCAGGAGGAGATTAACAG GACCGTCGTGACGCTGCGAAGCCGCACCGTCAGCCGAGCAGAGTCCAGCTCCTTCCTCCAGCAGCGGGACTTTGTCATCATCATTTTCCTCATTGTCCTTCAGGTCTTCATTAACTATGTTTTCAAGTAG
- the osbpl8 gene encoding oxysterol-binding protein-related protein 8 isoform X2 gives MESSSESQQEPEKTLHHAELRENPATSAAIAHGDDPLLLTPIRMSQRQVKERDKEKEAGLQTPSREQTSTPSTLSPGVSYSHGFDRGKEDLLSLPLKEDSNSISKSKSETKLYNGSDKDVSVSASGGKLTKKESLKVQKKNYREEKKRATKELLSTITDPSVIVMADWLKIRGTLKSWTKLWCVLKPGVLLIYKTHKNGQWVGTVLLNACELIERPSKKDGFCFKLFHPLEQSIWAVKGPKGEAVGSITQPLPSSHLIFRAASESDGRCWMDALELALKCSSLLKRTMIREGKEDMSTVSAGGEHSINFYSLLRAHNLHGFQFSDGDHLKDVDLYSDKSDREGEPDHEESDPENLEKSEESDSDTSERQEDSYLDLDPNEHLCETSYVEQSHEELGEAGEAAQTETVSEENKSLIWTLLKQVRPGMDLSKVVLPTFILEPRSFLDKLSDYYYHADFLSEAAVEENAYNRMKKVVKWYISGFYKKPKGLKKPYNPIIGETFRCVWLHGKTNSKTFYIAEQVSHHPPVSAFYVSNRKDGFCLSGSILAKSKFYGNSLSAILDGEARLTFLNRGEDYVMNMPYAHCKGILYGTMTLELGGQITIACEKTGYSSQLEFKLKPFLGSSDCVNQISGKIKLGKEVLATLEGHWDSEIFINDKKTGQVDTFWNPTPELRQDRLIRCTVPPEEQGEFESERLWQHVTRAINNKDQTEATNEKFVLEEAQRKAARERKAKCEDWVSALFEQDPVTGEWHYRYADTRPWDPLNDLIQFEKDGCIQTKVRHRTPMVRSGSLISLSNQGQRRDNCICQLQQVSVPKRKHKSDKPKSPESGCSSPEPDHQDSSGSERHKSKHNSRLRKKGADLSELQSAIESIKQTQEEINRTVVTLRSRTVSRAESSSFLQQRDFVIIIFLIVLQVFINYVFK, from the exons GTTTCGACCGAGGAAAGGAAGACCTTTTGTCTCTGCCCTTGAAGGAGGACTCAAATTCCATATCTAAGAGCAAG TCTGAAACCAAGCTGTACAATGGCTCAGATAAGGAtgtgtctgtgtctgcgtctggaGGAAAGCTCACCAAGAAGGAGTCCCTCAAG GTGCAGAAGAAGAACTACCGGGAAGAGAAGAAGAGAGCCACTAAGGAGCTGCTTAGCACCATCACAGATCCGTCTGTCATTGTCATGGCCGACTGGCTGAAG ATTCGTGGTACTCTAAAAAGTTGGACCAAGCTGTGGTGTGTGCTGAAACCAGGTGTCCTCCTCATCTACAAGACTCACAAAAACGGGCAGTGGGTGGGAACGGTGCTGCTCAACGCCTGCGAGCTAATCGAGAGGCCTTCCAAGAAGGATGGCTTTTGTTTCAAACTCTTCCACCCTCTGGAGCAGTCCATCTGGGCTGTGAAG ggtcCCAAAGGAGAGGCGGTGGGCTCCATCACACAGCCGTTACCCAGTAGCCACCTCATCTTTCGCGCTGCCTCTGAATCCGATG GCCGGTGCTGGATGGACGCCTTGGAGCTGGCCCTGAAGTGTTCCAGCCTGCTGAAGAGGACCATGATTCGTGAGGGGAAGGAGGACATGAGTACTGTCTCTGCTGGTGGAGAACACTCCATTAACTTCTACAGCCTCCTCAGAGCTCACAATCTGCATGGTTTTCA GTTTAGCGACGGTGACCACTTGAAGGATGTGGACTTGTACTCAGACAAATCCGACAGGGAAGGAGAACCAGACCACGAGGAATCCGACCCAGAGAATCTGGAGAAGAGCGAGGAGAGCGACAGCGATACGTCTGAGCGCCAGGAAGACTCGTACCTCGATCTGGACCCCAATGAACATCTGTGTGAAACGTCCTACGTGGAGCAGTCCCACGAGGAGTTAGGGGAG GCGGGCGAGGCCGCTCAGACAGAAACGGTCTCGGAGGAGAATAAATCTCTCATTTGGACTCTGCTGAAGCAAGTTCGACCTGGAATGGATCTGTCCAAGGTTGTGCTGCCCACCTTCATCCTGGAGCCCAGGTCCTTCCTGGACAAGCTATCTGACTACTACTACCATGCAGACTTCCTGTCAGA AGCTGCAGTTGAAGAAAACGCCTACAACCGGATGAAAAAGGTGGTGAAGTGGTACATTTCTGGATTTTACAAAAAGCCAAAG GGATTAAAGAAGCCCTATAATCCTATCATTGGAGAGACGTTCCGCTGTGTGTGGCTCCACGGGAAGACCAACAGCAAGACGTTTTACATTGCAGAGCAG GTTTCTCATCATCCACCAGTGTCGGCCTTCTACGTCAGCAACAGAAAGGATGGGTTCTGCCTCAGTGGCAGCATCCTCGCCAAGTCAAAGTTTTATG GAAACTCCCTGTCTGCCATACTGGATGGAGAAGCTCGCCTCACTTTTCTGAACCGAGGGGAGGACTATGTGATGAACATGCCCTACGCTCACTGTAAAG GTATACTTTATGGGACCATGACCCTGGAGCTGGGGGGGCAGATCACTATAGCCTGCGAGAAAACAGGCTACAGTTCTCAGCTGGAGTTCAAACTGAag cCATTCCTGGGCAGCAGTGACTGCGTCAATCAGATCTCTGGGAAGATCAAGCTGGGAAAAGAGGTTTTGGCCACTCTAGAGGGGCATTGG GACAGTGAAATCTTCATCAATGACAAGAAGACTGGACAGGTGGACACCTTTTGGAACCCCACCCCGGAGCTGAGACAGGATCGGCTGATTCGCTGTACTGTCCCACCTGAGGAGCAGGGGGAGTTTGAGTCAGAAAG ACTGTGGCAGCATGTGACACGAGCCATCAACAACAAAGATCAGACCGAGGCCACCAATGAGAAGTTTGTTCTGgaggaggctcagaggaaggcagCTCGCGAGCGCAAAGCCAAATGTGAGGACTGGGTGTCCGCCTTGTTCGAACAAGACCCCGTGACGGGAGAGTGGCACTACAGATATGCAGA CACAAGGCCGTGGGATCCACTCAATGACCTGATCCAATTTGAGAAAGATGGCTGCATCCAGACCAAGGTCCGACACCGCACCCCTATGGTACGTTCTGGCAGTCTTATTAGTCTGAGTAACCAGGGCCAGCGGAGGGACAATTGCATTTGCCAG ctCCAACAGGTGTCGGTGCCAAAGAGGAAACACAAGAGCGACAAGCCCAAGAGTCCAGAGAGCGGCTGTTCTTCTCCTGAACCCGACCACCAAGACTCATCCGGCAGTGAAA GACATAAAAGCAAACACAACAGTCGTCTGAGGAAAAAGGGAGCAGACCTCAGTGAACTTCAAAGTGCCATAGAATCAATAAAGCAGACGCAGGAGGAGATTAACAG GACCGTCGTGACGCTGCGAAGCCGCACCGTCAGCCGAGCAGAGTCCAGCTCCTTCCTCCAGCAGCGGGACTTTGTCATCATCATTTTCCTCATTGTCCTTCAGGTCTTCATTAACTATGTTTTCAAGTAG
- the osbpl8 gene encoding oxysterol-binding protein-related protein 8 isoform X1 produces MESSSESQQEPEKTLHHAELRENPATSAAIAHGDDPLLLTPIRMSQRQVKERDKEKEAGLQTPSREQTSTPSTLSPGVSYSHGFDRGKEDLLSLPLKEDSNSISKSKSETKLYNGSDKDVSVSASGGKLTKKESLKVQKKNYREEKKRATKELLSTITDPSVIVMADWLKIRGTLKSWTKLWCVLKPGVLLIYKTHKNGQWVGTVLLNACELIERPSKKDGFCFKLFHPLEQSIWAVKGPKGEAVGSITQPLPSSHLIFRAASESDGRCWMDALELALKCSSLLKRTMIREGKEDMSTVSAGGEHSINFYSLLRAHNLHGFQFSDGDHLKDVDLYSDKSDREGEPDHEESDPENLEKSEESDSDTSERQEDSYLDLDPNEHLCETSYVEQSHEELGEAGEAAQTETVSEENKSLIWTLLKQVRPGMDLSKVVLPTFILEPRSFLDKLSDYYYHADFLSEAAVEENAYNRMKKVVKWYISGFYKKPKGLKKPYNPIIGETFRCVWLHGKTNSKTFYIAEQVSHHPPVSAFYVSNRKDGFCLSGSILAKSKFYGNSLSAILDGEARLTFLNRGEDYVMNMPYAHCKGILYGTMTLELGGQITIACEKTGYSSQLEFKLKPFLGSSDCVNQISGKIKLGKEVLATLEGHWDSEIFINDKKTGQVDTFWNPTPELRQDRLIRCTVPPEEQGEFESERLWQHVTRAINNKDQTEATNEKFVLEEAQRKAARERKAKCEDWVSALFEQDPVTGEWHYRYADTRPWDPLNDLIQFEKDGCIQTKVRHRTPMVRSGSLISLSNQGQRRDNCICQLQQVSVPKRKHKSDKPKSPESGCSSPEPDHQDSSGSEIPGHKSKHNSRLRKKGADLSELQSAIESIKQTQEEINRTVVTLRSRTVSRAESSSFLQQRDFVIIIFLIVLQVFINYVFK; encoded by the exons GTTTCGACCGAGGAAAGGAAGACCTTTTGTCTCTGCCCTTGAAGGAGGACTCAAATTCCATATCTAAGAGCAAG TCTGAAACCAAGCTGTACAATGGCTCAGATAAGGAtgtgtctgtgtctgcgtctggaGGAAAGCTCACCAAGAAGGAGTCCCTCAAG GTGCAGAAGAAGAACTACCGGGAAGAGAAGAAGAGAGCCACTAAGGAGCTGCTTAGCACCATCACAGATCCGTCTGTCATTGTCATGGCCGACTGGCTGAAG ATTCGTGGTACTCTAAAAAGTTGGACCAAGCTGTGGTGTGTGCTGAAACCAGGTGTCCTCCTCATCTACAAGACTCACAAAAACGGGCAGTGGGTGGGAACGGTGCTGCTCAACGCCTGCGAGCTAATCGAGAGGCCTTCCAAGAAGGATGGCTTTTGTTTCAAACTCTTCCACCCTCTGGAGCAGTCCATCTGGGCTGTGAAG ggtcCCAAAGGAGAGGCGGTGGGCTCCATCACACAGCCGTTACCCAGTAGCCACCTCATCTTTCGCGCTGCCTCTGAATCCGATG GCCGGTGCTGGATGGACGCCTTGGAGCTGGCCCTGAAGTGTTCCAGCCTGCTGAAGAGGACCATGATTCGTGAGGGGAAGGAGGACATGAGTACTGTCTCTGCTGGTGGAGAACACTCCATTAACTTCTACAGCCTCCTCAGAGCTCACAATCTGCATGGTTTTCA GTTTAGCGACGGTGACCACTTGAAGGATGTGGACTTGTACTCAGACAAATCCGACAGGGAAGGAGAACCAGACCACGAGGAATCCGACCCAGAGAATCTGGAGAAGAGCGAGGAGAGCGACAGCGATACGTCTGAGCGCCAGGAAGACTCGTACCTCGATCTGGACCCCAATGAACATCTGTGTGAAACGTCCTACGTGGAGCAGTCCCACGAGGAGTTAGGGGAG GCGGGCGAGGCCGCTCAGACAGAAACGGTCTCGGAGGAGAATAAATCTCTCATTTGGACTCTGCTGAAGCAAGTTCGACCTGGAATGGATCTGTCCAAGGTTGTGCTGCCCACCTTCATCCTGGAGCCCAGGTCCTTCCTGGACAAGCTATCTGACTACTACTACCATGCAGACTTCCTGTCAGA AGCTGCAGTTGAAGAAAACGCCTACAACCGGATGAAAAAGGTGGTGAAGTGGTACATTTCTGGATTTTACAAAAAGCCAAAG GGATTAAAGAAGCCCTATAATCCTATCATTGGAGAGACGTTCCGCTGTGTGTGGCTCCACGGGAAGACCAACAGCAAGACGTTTTACATTGCAGAGCAG GTTTCTCATCATCCACCAGTGTCGGCCTTCTACGTCAGCAACAGAAAGGATGGGTTCTGCCTCAGTGGCAGCATCCTCGCCAAGTCAAAGTTTTATG GAAACTCCCTGTCTGCCATACTGGATGGAGAAGCTCGCCTCACTTTTCTGAACCGAGGGGAGGACTATGTGATGAACATGCCCTACGCTCACTGTAAAG GTATACTTTATGGGACCATGACCCTGGAGCTGGGGGGGCAGATCACTATAGCCTGCGAGAAAACAGGCTACAGTTCTCAGCTGGAGTTCAAACTGAag cCATTCCTGGGCAGCAGTGACTGCGTCAATCAGATCTCTGGGAAGATCAAGCTGGGAAAAGAGGTTTTGGCCACTCTAGAGGGGCATTGG GACAGTGAAATCTTCATCAATGACAAGAAGACTGGACAGGTGGACACCTTTTGGAACCCCACCCCGGAGCTGAGACAGGATCGGCTGATTCGCTGTACTGTCCCACCTGAGGAGCAGGGGGAGTTTGAGTCAGAAAG ACTGTGGCAGCATGTGACACGAGCCATCAACAACAAAGATCAGACCGAGGCCACCAATGAGAAGTTTGTTCTGgaggaggctcagaggaaggcagCTCGCGAGCGCAAAGCCAAATGTGAGGACTGGGTGTCCGCCTTGTTCGAACAAGACCCCGTGACGGGAGAGTGGCACTACAGATATGCAGA CACAAGGCCGTGGGATCCACTCAATGACCTGATCCAATTTGAGAAAGATGGCTGCATCCAGACCAAGGTCCGACACCGCACCCCTATGGTACGTTCTGGCAGTCTTATTAGTCTGAGTAACCAGGGCCAGCGGAGGGACAATTGCATTTGCCAG ctCCAACAGGTGTCGGTGCCAAAGAGGAAACACAAGAGCGACAAGCCCAAGAGTCCAGAGAGCGGCTGTTCTTCTCCTGAACCCGACCACCAAGACTCATCCGGCAGTGAAA TTCCAGGACATAAAAGCAAACACAACAGTCGTCTGAGGAAAAAGGGAGCAGACCTCAGTGAACTTCAAAGTGCCATAGAATCAATAAAGCAGACGCAGGAGGAGATTAACAG GACCGTCGTGACGCTGCGAAGCCGCACCGTCAGCCGAGCAGAGTCCAGCTCCTTCCTCCAGCAGCGGGACTTTGTCATCATCATTTTCCTCATTGTCCTTCAGGTCTTCATTAACTATGTTTTCAAGTAG
- the osbpl8 gene encoding oxysterol-binding protein-related protein 8 isoform X6, with the protein MMKEEGLLGRRRFSTCGGTASLRPPHPDGRKLIRNASFGGYNELSPVVLPGFDRGKEDLLSLPLKEDSNSISKSKSETKLYNGSDKDVSVSASGGKLTKKESLKVQKKNYREEKKRATKELLSTITDPSVIVMADWLKIRGTLKSWTKLWCVLKPGVLLIYKTHKNGQWVGTVLLNACELIERPSKKDGFCFKLFHPLEQSIWAVKGPKGEAVGSITQPLPSSHLIFRAASESDGRCWMDALELALKCSSLLKRTMIREGKEDMSTVSAGGEHSINFYSLLRAHNLHGFQFSDGDHLKDVDLYSDKSDREGEPDHEESDPENLEKSEESDSDTSERQEDSYLDLDPNEHLCETSYVEQSHEELGEAGEAAQTETVSEENKSLIWTLLKQVRPGMDLSKVVLPTFILEPRSFLDKLSDYYYHADFLSEAAVEENAYNRMKKVVKWYISGFYKKPKGLKKPYNPIIGETFRCVWLHGKTNSKTFYIAEQVSHHPPVSAFYVSNRKDGFCLSGSILAKSKFYGNSLSAILDGEARLTFLNRGEDYVMNMPYAHCKGILYGTMTLELGGQITIACEKTGYSSQLEFKLKPFLGSSDCVNQISGKIKLGKEVLATLEGHWDSEIFINDKKTGQVDTFWNPTPELRQDRLIRCTVPPEEQGEFESERLWQHVTRAINNKDQTEATNEKFVLEEAQRKAARERKAKCEDWVSALFEQDPVTGEWHYRYADTRPWDPLNDLIQFEKDGCIQTKVRHRTPMVRSGSLISLSNQGQRRDNCICQLQQVSVPKRKHKSDKPKSPESGCSSPEPDHQDSSGSERHKSKHNSRLRKKGADLSELQSAIESIKQTQEEINRTVVTLRSRTVSRAESSSFLQQRDFVIIIFLIVLQVFINYVFK; encoded by the exons GTTTCGACCGAGGAAAGGAAGACCTTTTGTCTCTGCCCTTGAAGGAGGACTCAAATTCCATATCTAAGAGCAAG TCTGAAACCAAGCTGTACAATGGCTCAGATAAGGAtgtgtctgtgtctgcgtctggaGGAAAGCTCACCAAGAAGGAGTCCCTCAAG GTGCAGAAGAAGAACTACCGGGAAGAGAAGAAGAGAGCCACTAAGGAGCTGCTTAGCACCATCACAGATCCGTCTGTCATTGTCATGGCCGACTGGCTGAAG ATTCGTGGTACTCTAAAAAGTTGGACCAAGCTGTGGTGTGTGCTGAAACCAGGTGTCCTCCTCATCTACAAGACTCACAAAAACGGGCAGTGGGTGGGAACGGTGCTGCTCAACGCCTGCGAGCTAATCGAGAGGCCTTCCAAGAAGGATGGCTTTTGTTTCAAACTCTTCCACCCTCTGGAGCAGTCCATCTGGGCTGTGAAG ggtcCCAAAGGAGAGGCGGTGGGCTCCATCACACAGCCGTTACCCAGTAGCCACCTCATCTTTCGCGCTGCCTCTGAATCCGATG GCCGGTGCTGGATGGACGCCTTGGAGCTGGCCCTGAAGTGTTCCAGCCTGCTGAAGAGGACCATGATTCGTGAGGGGAAGGAGGACATGAGTACTGTCTCTGCTGGTGGAGAACACTCCATTAACTTCTACAGCCTCCTCAGAGCTCACAATCTGCATGGTTTTCA GTTTAGCGACGGTGACCACTTGAAGGATGTGGACTTGTACTCAGACAAATCCGACAGGGAAGGAGAACCAGACCACGAGGAATCCGACCCAGAGAATCTGGAGAAGAGCGAGGAGAGCGACAGCGATACGTCTGAGCGCCAGGAAGACTCGTACCTCGATCTGGACCCCAATGAACATCTGTGTGAAACGTCCTACGTGGAGCAGTCCCACGAGGAGTTAGGGGAG GCGGGCGAGGCCGCTCAGACAGAAACGGTCTCGGAGGAGAATAAATCTCTCATTTGGACTCTGCTGAAGCAAGTTCGACCTGGAATGGATCTGTCCAAGGTTGTGCTGCCCACCTTCATCCTGGAGCCCAGGTCCTTCCTGGACAAGCTATCTGACTACTACTACCATGCAGACTTCCTGTCAGA AGCTGCAGTTGAAGAAAACGCCTACAACCGGATGAAAAAGGTGGTGAAGTGGTACATTTCTGGATTTTACAAAAAGCCAAAG GGATTAAAGAAGCCCTATAATCCTATCATTGGAGAGACGTTCCGCTGTGTGTGGCTCCACGGGAAGACCAACAGCAAGACGTTTTACATTGCAGAGCAG GTTTCTCATCATCCACCAGTGTCGGCCTTCTACGTCAGCAACAGAAAGGATGGGTTCTGCCTCAGTGGCAGCATCCTCGCCAAGTCAAAGTTTTATG GAAACTCCCTGTCTGCCATACTGGATGGAGAAGCTCGCCTCACTTTTCTGAACCGAGGGGAGGACTATGTGATGAACATGCCCTACGCTCACTGTAAAG GTATACTTTATGGGACCATGACCCTGGAGCTGGGGGGGCAGATCACTATAGCCTGCGAGAAAACAGGCTACAGTTCTCAGCTGGAGTTCAAACTGAag cCATTCCTGGGCAGCAGTGACTGCGTCAATCAGATCTCTGGGAAGATCAAGCTGGGAAAAGAGGTTTTGGCCACTCTAGAGGGGCATTGG GACAGTGAAATCTTCATCAATGACAAGAAGACTGGACAGGTGGACACCTTTTGGAACCCCACCCCGGAGCTGAGACAGGATCGGCTGATTCGCTGTACTGTCCCACCTGAGGAGCAGGGGGAGTTTGAGTCAGAAAG ACTGTGGCAGCATGTGACACGAGCCATCAACAACAAAGATCAGACCGAGGCCACCAATGAGAAGTTTGTTCTGgaggaggctcagaggaaggcagCTCGCGAGCGCAAAGCCAAATGTGAGGACTGGGTGTCCGCCTTGTTCGAACAAGACCCCGTGACGGGAGAGTGGCACTACAGATATGCAGA CACAAGGCCGTGGGATCCACTCAATGACCTGATCCAATTTGAGAAAGATGGCTGCATCCAGACCAAGGTCCGACACCGCACCCCTATGGTACGTTCTGGCAGTCTTATTAGTCTGAGTAACCAGGGCCAGCGGAGGGACAATTGCATTTGCCAG ctCCAACAGGTGTCGGTGCCAAAGAGGAAACACAAGAGCGACAAGCCCAAGAGTCCAGAGAGCGGCTGTTCTTCTCCTGAACCCGACCACCAAGACTCATCCGGCAGTGAAA GACATAAAAGCAAACACAACAGTCGTCTGAGGAAAAAGGGAGCAGACCTCAGTGAACTTCAAAGTGCCATAGAATCAATAAAGCAGACGCAGGAGGAGATTAACAG GACCGTCGTGACGCTGCGAAGCCGCACCGTCAGCCGAGCAGAGTCCAGCTCCTTCCTCCAGCAGCGGGACTTTGTCATCATCATTTTCCTCATTGTCCTTCAGGTCTTCATTAACTATGTTTTCAAGTAG